One window from the genome of Paraneptunicella aestuarii encodes:
- a CDS encoding MaoC/PaaZ C-terminal domain-containing protein → MKIPFRMISHQGAMLKTLSGILLSSIFPVNRPKTNPAQIDDVHVVLPSPSEELVSQYQQWCTFGIETSDNLRFEQNTQHLPAHLFSQFALSVCAQQLKQLRYPLLGIINQGVGLEVIHPIPLGEPLHITCKMLEVSEDDGKARIHQQLIIGTANIPHCYTASFHTVFILGRSKKPKTSKESEVIDFEKIGQWTVEPNDGWNFALLTGDFNPIHWIGFIARFSPFKQKVLHGFGMFTRSIETVQQHFQAPVKSIHVRFVSPAKLNNQKVSVLVSDESNSENSGEKEGVRQIELRDANNKLLMAGDISL, encoded by the coding sequence ATGAAAATTCCTTTTCGTATGATCAGCCATCAAGGGGCAATGTTAAAAACTCTTAGTGGCATTTTGCTTTCTTCAATATTTCCGGTTAACCGCCCTAAAACCAACCCTGCCCAAATTGACGATGTTCATGTTGTTTTGCCTTCACCAAGCGAAGAATTGGTCTCGCAATATCAACAGTGGTGCACCTTTGGTATCGAAACATCAGACAATCTGCGATTTGAACAGAATACTCAACATCTCCCCGCTCATTTGTTCTCCCAGTTTGCACTTTCAGTTTGCGCACAACAGCTAAAACAATTGCGCTACCCATTGCTGGGCATTATTAATCAGGGAGTCGGTCTTGAGGTTATTCACCCTATTCCACTGGGCGAGCCTTTGCATATTACCTGCAAAATGCTTGAGGTTAGCGAAGACGACGGTAAAGCCCGAATTCATCAGCAACTGATCATAGGCACTGCCAATATTCCCCACTGCTATACCGCATCGTTTCATACTGTGTTTATTTTGGGTAGAAGTAAAAAGCCTAAAACCAGCAAAGAGTCTGAAGTGATTGATTTTGAGAAAATTGGTCAATGGACGGTCGAACCAAACGATGGTTGGAACTTTGCCTTACTAACAGGTGATTTTAACCCTATTCACTGGATTGGATTCATTGCCAGATTCTCGCCTTTCAAGCAAAAAGTGCTGCATGGTTTTGGTATGTTTACCCGCAGTATTGAAACCGTACAGCAGCATTTTCAAGCACCAGTTAAAAGCATCCACGTTAGATTTGTCAGCCCAGCCAAGTTGAATAATCAGAAAGTGAGTGTATTAGTTAGTGACGAGAGCAATAGTGAAAACAGCGGCGAGAAAGAAGGTGTTCGCCAGATAGAATTACGAGATGCAAACAATAAACTACTGATGGCGGGTGATATCAGCCTGTAA
- a CDS encoding MBL fold metallo-hydrolase has translation MEIHQIQGYIQSIYFAVYDDKVLLLDGCCRADIKRIERFITQELNRPIEQLRAVVVSHMHPDHAGAANALKKRFGCKIISGFAEGEWYSGIDGWLMYMSDILLTLWVANRLKKKKKLIWYSRKLNADHLLKNNDVIPGFEDWQIIETQGHTDRDISLFHVPTRKVYVADLAVKVRGKFIPPFPVFYPNRYRKSLERVEQLRPSSVMLAHGGEVTVSHQEYLNLVSLAPTVPATHWRATKAKLKKLFT, from the coding sequence GTGGAAATACACCAAATCCAGGGATACATTCAGTCCATCTATTTCGCCGTTTATGACGACAAGGTTTTACTGTTGGATGGTTGTTGTAGAGCTGACATTAAGCGCATCGAACGCTTTATTACCCAAGAGTTAAACCGCCCTATTGAGCAGCTTAGGGCTGTGGTTGTGTCACATATGCATCCCGATCATGCTGGAGCTGCCAATGCTCTGAAGAAACGCTTTGGTTGTAAGATTATTTCCGGCTTTGCAGAGGGTGAATGGTATAGCGGCATCGACGGCTGGTTGATGTACATGAGCGATATTTTGCTAACGCTGTGGGTCGCCAACCGACTCAAAAAGAAAAAGAAATTGATTTGGTATTCCCGCAAGTTAAACGCAGATCATTTACTTAAAAACAATGATGTTATTCCCGGTTTTGAAGATTGGCAGATTATTGAAACTCAGGGGCATACCGACAGAGACATATCGCTTTTTCATGTCCCCACTCGTAAGGTTTACGTGGCAGATTTGGCGGTAAAAGTCAGAGGAAAATTTATTCCACCGTTTCCGGTTTTCTACCCCAATAGATATCGAAAATCACTTGAGAGAGTTGAACAGTTAAGGCCTTCCAGTGTCATGCTCGCGCATGGTGGAGAAGTTACCGTTAGCCATCAGGAATATTTAAACCTGGTCAGTCTGGCCCCCACAGTACCTGCAACGCATTGGCGTGCAACCAAAGCAAAACTGAAAAAGCTGTTTACCTAA
- a CDS encoding cyclic nucleotide-binding domain-containing protein, which produces MNKIKLMEILARIPLFAGLSPAEREVLLKMTRNIKRIKEEKILIKEGAHEPFFYIILAGNAEVLHKGKIIGNLHPGQFIGEVGFICKEPRSATVIAKENMVVMLINSDDFRKLPSRVRESIKDKIISGLVERVTKMNTNTIRYEDQIDELKVKVKNYEEDPRLQGRGSVFDKQADVATKEGKDIR; this is translated from the coding sequence ATGAACAAAATTAAGCTGATGGAAATATTAGCCAGAATTCCCTTGTTTGCAGGGCTATCGCCTGCTGAACGGGAAGTTTTGCTCAAGATGACTCGAAACATAAAGCGTATTAAGGAAGAAAAGATACTTATCAAGGAAGGGGCTCATGAGCCTTTTTTCTACATCATTTTAGCGGGCAACGCTGAAGTTCTTCATAAAGGAAAGATTATCGGTAATCTTCATCCAGGTCAGTTTATCGGTGAAGTGGGATTTATCTGTAAAGAACCCCGATCAGCCACTGTGATAGCCAAGGAAAATATGGTGGTAATGCTGATTAATTCCGATGATTTCCGCAAGCTGCCCTCCCGTGTTCGTGAATCCATTAAAGACAAGATTATCTCCGGCCTGGTTGAGCGCGTGACCAAAATGAATACCAACACGATCCGCTATGAAGACCAAATCGACGAGCTCAAAGTGAAAGTGAAGAATTATGAGGAAGATCCTCGTTTGCAAGGGCGAGGCAGTGTGTTTGATAAGCAAGCGGACGTAGCAACCAAAGAAGGCAAGGATATCCGATGA
- the rmuC gene encoding DNA recombination protein RmuC: protein MSELVIVIIAVIALASGLAIGMLIQRQKQSQLLQGEAEKLQQTHLNMASIEKERSFLQQQVQAMKMDMERIQDEISDMRHRNTELEKDNARFQEQASQVPVLKEQSAHWQQRYENSQQAVAELDSQLQAALAKHAQENKANEEKLELLKQAEVQLQTQFENLANKIFQQKSEKFAETNKAGMDALLTPLKEQIESFKKQVSDQHIRDGQERASLKTEILNLRELNQKITHEAAALTKALKGDNKQQGNWGEVVLERILAESGLREGHEFDTQGQFKDEHGKAFKPDVVVHLPHDKDVIIDSKVSLSAYEQYFNTEDAELKKSFLKEHVSSIRTHIKELSKKDYQKLSGIKTLDYVLMFVPVEPAYLLAIDQEPDLIKLAMDSNIMLVSPTNLMVALRTINNIWQYEYQNQNAQQIAEKAAALYDKFHGFVSDMEKLGDNLGTVQKRYDEACKKLYSGRGNLVRRAEEFRNLGVQTSKKLDKNLLEQADDE, encoded by the coding sequence ATGTCTGAACTTGTCATTGTGATCATTGCCGTTATTGCCTTAGCCAGTGGACTTGCTATTGGCATGCTGATACAGCGCCAAAAGCAATCTCAGCTATTACAAGGGGAAGCGGAGAAGTTACAGCAAACTCACTTGAATATGGCATCTATTGAAAAGGAACGCTCTTTTCTACAGCAACAGGTACAGGCAATGAAAATGGATATGGAGCGTATTCAGGATGAAATATCCGATATGCGCCATCGAAACACGGAGTTGGAGAAAGATAACGCTCGGTTTCAAGAACAGGCTTCGCAAGTGCCAGTCCTTAAAGAACAAAGTGCTCATTGGCAGCAACGCTATGAGAATAGCCAACAGGCTGTGGCTGAGTTAGACAGCCAACTGCAAGCCGCACTTGCGAAGCATGCACAGGAAAATAAAGCCAACGAAGAAAAGCTGGAATTGCTAAAGCAGGCAGAAGTTCAGCTACAAACGCAATTTGAGAACCTGGCGAACAAGATTTTCCAACAGAAATCCGAGAAGTTTGCGGAAACCAACAAAGCTGGAATGGACGCCTTGCTCACGCCATTAAAAGAGCAGATAGAAAGCTTCAAAAAGCAGGTGTCGGATCAGCATATCCGTGATGGTCAGGAAAGAGCGTCACTTAAAACCGAAATTTTGAATTTGCGTGAACTGAATCAGAAGATCACGCATGAAGCCGCCGCATTAACCAAAGCCTTGAAAGGCGACAACAAACAGCAAGGTAACTGGGGTGAAGTGGTATTAGAGCGCATTTTAGCGGAATCCGGTTTGCGTGAAGGCCATGAATTCGATACGCAGGGGCAGTTTAAAGATGAGCATGGCAAAGCCTTTAAACCGGATGTGGTTGTGCATTTGCCTCATGATAAAGACGTTATTATCGACTCCAAAGTGTCGTTGAGTGCTTATGAGCAATACTTCAATACCGAAGATGCAGAGTTAAAGAAAAGCTTCCTCAAGGAACATGTCAGCTCCATTCGCACCCATATTAAAGAGTTGAGTAAAAAGGATTATCAGAAGTTATCAGGCATCAAAACATTGGATTATGTGTTGATGTTTGTACCAGTGGAGCCGGCTTATTTGCTGGCGATCGACCAAGAGCCGGATTTGATTAAATTGGCAATGGACTCGAATATTATGCTGGTTAGCCCAACTAACCTGATGGTGGCGTTACGCACTATCAATAATATTTGGCAGTATGAATATCAGAATCAAAATGCGCAGCAAATCGCAGAGAAAGCCGCGGCTTTGTACGACAAGTTTCATGGATTTGTCTCAGATATGGAAAAACTGGGGGACAATTTGGGAACCGTGCAGAAGCGTTATGATGAGGCTTGTAAGAAGTTGTATTCAGGAAGAGGCAATCTGGTTCGTCGTGCCGAAGAGTTTCGAAATCTGGGTGTTCAAACATCCAAAAAACTGGATAAAAACTTGTTAGAACAAGCAGATGATGAGTAG
- the rimO gene encoding 30S ribosomal protein S12 methylthiotransferase RimO, which translates to MTVEQFNPNKTTTLDTPKKVLEQQASRQESESQDVSGEVSHNAKVGFVSLGCPKNLVDSERILTQLRTEGYDVVPTYQDADLVIVNTCGFIDSAVQESLDTIGEALAENGKVIVTGCLGVKEDEIREVHPNVLAITGPHAYEAVVQQVHDNLPRPVHNPFEHLVPEHGVKLTPRHYAYLKISEGCNHRCTFCIIPAMRGDLVSRPVGDILSEAQRLRDAGVNELLVISQDTSAYGVDVKHRTGFWDGMPVKTDMVSLCEQLSHLGIWVRLHYVYPYPSVDNVIPLMAQGKILPYLDIPFQHANHRILKLMKRPAATERTLERIKKWKEMCPELVIRSTFIVGFPGETEEEFQELLDFLDEAQLDRVGCFKYSDVEGAKANDLPDPVPEEIKQERYERFMEKQQAISAAKLQKRIGCIMMVLIDEVDDEGAIGRTYADAPEIDGMVYLNGDMEVNPGDFVEVLIEHADEYDLWGTRVVDGE; encoded by the coding sequence ATGACAGTTGAACAGTTTAATCCTAACAAAACCACCACGTTAGATACTCCCAAAAAGGTGCTGGAGCAGCAGGCGTCACGTCAGGAAAGCGAATCACAGGACGTTTCTGGCGAAGTATCTCACAATGCCAAAGTGGGTTTTGTTTCTTTGGGCTGCCCTAAAAACCTGGTGGATTCTGAGCGCATTCTAACTCAGCTTCGCACTGAAGGTTATGATGTTGTGCCCACATACCAAGATGCGGATCTGGTGATTGTGAATACCTGTGGCTTTATCGACAGCGCGGTTCAAGAATCGCTGGATACCATTGGTGAAGCCCTTGCTGAAAACGGTAAGGTGATTGTTACTGGCTGTTTGGGTGTGAAAGAAGATGAAATCCGTGAAGTTCACCCCAATGTACTTGCCATTACCGGCCCTCATGCCTATGAAGCCGTAGTGCAACAAGTACACGATAATCTACCTCGCCCTGTACACAATCCTTTTGAACATCTGGTGCCTGAGCATGGTGTCAAACTCACGCCGCGTCATTATGCCTATCTGAAAATATCGGAAGGCTGTAACCACCGCTGTACTTTCTGCATTATTCCAGCCATGCGCGGCGATTTGGTTAGCCGTCCGGTAGGTGACATTTTAAGTGAAGCACAACGCTTACGTGATGCTGGCGTGAATGAATTATTGGTGATTTCTCAGGATACCAGCGCCTATGGCGTGGATGTAAAACATCGTACCGGTTTTTGGGATGGCATGCCGGTAAAAACCGACATGGTTAGCCTTTGCGAACAACTGAGTCATTTAGGGATCTGGGTGCGCTTGCATTATGTTTATCCCTACCCTTCTGTTGATAACGTCATTCCGTTGATGGCTCAAGGGAAAATCCTGCCGTATCTGGATATTCCATTTCAACATGCCAACCATCGAATTCTTAAATTAATGAAGCGCCCTGCGGCGACAGAACGCACACTTGAACGCATTAAAAAGTGGAAAGAGATGTGCCCTGAGCTGGTTATCCGTTCCACCTTTATTGTTGGTTTCCCGGGTGAAACCGAAGAAGAATTCCAGGAATTATTAGATTTTCTGGATGAAGCGCAATTAGACCGTGTTGGCTGCTTTAAATACTCCGATGTTGAAGGCGCTAAAGCAAATGACCTTCCTGACCCGGTTCCAGAAGAGATCAAGCAAGAACGCTATGAGCGCTTTATGGAAAAACAGCAGGCGATTAGCGCGGCGAAGCTACAGAAGCGTATTGGCTGCATTATGATGGTGCTTATCGACGAAGTGGATGACGAAGGCGCGATTGGCAGAACCTACGCTGACGCCCCCGAAATCGACGGTATGGTTTACCTAAATGGTGATATGGAAGTGAACCCGGGTGACTTTGTAGAAGTATTGATTGAACACGCCGACGAGTACGATTTGTGGGGAACCCGAGTAGTCGACGGCGAGTAA